ATATATGTAAACATGCTCAGATGACACTGGCATAAAGAAGTCTTggtcattaaaaatgtattgcaCTAATAGTGTGTGTATTGCTCTGTGTTAAATGAGGACAAACATTCTTTTAAACGAtcatttgtaaaagaaaaggGTAGCACACCATACTGTTTATTTCACTATTGTTTGAATGAACATACTCTGAAACAAAAGAATACGTCGAAATTGATTAAAATAtgtacattttaataaaaaacacaaatgtttaAAGTTCCCTTGGATTGCTGTTAACATTTACTGTAGTACACAAGCACCAGAAAGAAAGTGCTACACTCTAAAGACTTACTGTCCAACTTTTAGGGTCAGTTACTGAAGCCCTTAATAGTCACAGGTGCCTGAAACCACACATAATCCTCCCAGTCTGACCCTTCCGCCCTTGGTTCCTTGCAGACGTTTGGATCGCTAGACAGAAcgatgatttgtttttttacacgaGTTGGGACTTTAAATTGGAGTTTGGGTCGAAACCAGCCTACACCACAGTCCCTGTGAGCCAGCACCAAGACTGTGGTGGGCATTAAGCGAACAGGTCTGGTGTCAGACAAAAGGTCAGCCACAAACAGTGTGCGGAAGATCTGCCTCAAGCACGATGACACCCGTAGACACAGATTCCCACCGGATGATGCCAGGGACTCCATGTTTATCTCGTACAGCTCTTTGGGGAGGACAAGCGAGCCACCCATTAACAGGAGCACACGGGGCACCCTGCTGAGGGAGAACAGCACCTCCAGATGCTGCAGCACTTCCTCCAGCTCCTGAAGGGTCTGCTGACACTTGCGCCAGTCCATGTCTGCTGAATGCACCGGTCTTCGATTCACTACGTCTTTATCCTGAAAAGCAAAAGAGACACCAAACATGTCGTGTTAATCTCACATCACCAACATTTCGTCAACTGAACAGCTGGAGGCATCTACCATAAACTTTTCCTGTTCACCTGCACCGACGCTTGCTGCTTCCTCTGGGAGTATACCAACTGGTCATACGTCATGGGCAGCTGCTGTCTTTGATAGAGGATGCACTTGAGGATCTCGCTGACGAAACAACAGCAGCCTTCCTGAGTTACAGTCCCCGGGAAGACCACGTTCACGCAGCCTTCCTCCTGTGCCCTCCTCACCACCTCGGCATCTCTGTCCTCTGCATCACTTTGTATACTGGCAGTCACTTTAATATGTTTAAAACCTCCCTGACAAGAAGCGTTATCCTCCTCTGTGTTAtctggaaaaaacaacaacaaacaaacaaaaaatcagcTTAACATTTATCTGAAAAGCCCATCTACTATACCACTAGATTATATATTTGTAGACTTGTAGGATGTGTTGGTCTGCAGCATTTCTGATGTAGCTGATAGAGCTGGGCTAAACAATCCCAATATCCATAGTATCGGATCACTACTAGTGTGAGAGTCCCGTCAGTTCAGTGTGTAAAACTGaattatattaaataattttttaaacccTCAAACATGCACCATGAAAAATGCCTGAACGTCTTTGAGTTGACTGTCACgtctgttttatttatgacctacagcacatttaaataaCAAACTATTTGCTTCAATTTCAAAATACACCAAAAACAGAAAGGTGTGTTTTTGGTGTATTAAATAATTATAGCAGAaagttagaaacaaaaatcagtgaTTTAATGGTCGTTAAATGTGTTCATTTGCATATTGACGATAATTCATCTGataaatcatgacacactgctctccctACAAAAGTTGCCTCTATAGGTTAAAAGTATTTGCAAAACTGACTCTGTATTTACTCGGTACCGAGTCGATACCAAAATGTACAGTGTAGAACAACAGAAGTAGCTCTAGCTGTTTTCTCCCTTGAAATCAAATTTACATCAAGAAAATAACCACAAAGTACTAATATCCTTAGACCAAAACCTTAATATAGTTTAAGAAACGTGATCACAGCAGTGGGTCTACTGTGATCACCCCCTTCCTCGTTGGGgaacacatgcactcacaccgGTTATGTCACCTACTTTGATCGGCGGGTATAGCGGTGTTTTCCTTATCGTCAGTGTCGTTCACGCAGTGCTGTCTAGAAGAGTCGTCTTTTAACTTTACAGCATTTTTACCctttaaatgtgtgtttacGGGACTTGGGGAACGTTGTTTGCTGATTTCCGGGGAAACTCGGCTTGAGTTTGGGTCTTCGGATACAGCTTGGACCTCAGGCGGTATCTTCGGTGCCTCCGCTATGCTAATATCCTTTTCCGAGGAGAAGGAAAGGCGTCTCTTTATCCCGAGGTCTCTGCTTTTATCAGTGGACACATTTTCCGTGTCCTCGGAGCttgatattatttttaatatgctCGAGTCTTCTGCCATAGTTTTGAATATCCGCGCCGGGTTACGTCTTTTTTTCCcggtgcatcatgggaaatgctcgtcaaagggaaaaaaagccacATTCACGTCAcatataaaaaaatagaaaaacaaacgATGACTTTAAACTACCGACGGCCTTCTTATTGGTTCCTCAAACAAAACACCCTTAAATGCGTTTATTCTTACTGATTATAATTTCAAATAAGGCGTCTATTAAACTCCTTTAACTGTGCTAGCGTGTAACAGCTCCTTAAGTGGTTAAAGTAACTCAACGTATTTTTTCCCCTGaccatttaaataaacattttattggCTAAAATAAACTGAACTCCTGAGTCTCATTTGGAGCAATTACAACTGCCTCATTCAAATCACCTTAGGTTCACCTCTAGCCATTTAGAAAGTATTGGGTTTTATCAAATAAATCCTGCGTGTTTTTACATTGAatttatttactgttttatttattagatATTTAAACTACTTGAAACTCAGTTAAAGTCTCAT
This is a stretch of genomic DNA from Maylandia zebra isolate NMK-2024a linkage group LG13, Mzebra_GT3a, whole genome shotgun sequence. It encodes these proteins:
- the mad2l1bp gene encoding MAD2L1-binding protein; protein product: MAEDSSILKIISSSEDTENVSTDKSRDLGIKRRLSFSSEKDISIAEAPKIPPEVQAVSEDPNSSRVSPEISKQRSPSPVNTHLKGKNAVKLKDDSSRQHCVNDTDDKENTAIPADQNNTEEDNASCQGGFKHIKVTASIQSDAEDRDAEVVRRAQEEGCVNVVFPGTVTQEGCCCFVSEILKCILYQRQQLPMTYDQLVYSQRKQQASVQDKDVVNRRPVHSADMDWRKCQQTLQELEEVLQHLEVLFSLSRVPRVLLLMGGSLVLPKELYEINMESLASSGGNLCLRVSSCLRQIFRTLFVADLLSDTRPVRLMPTTVLVLAHRDCGVGWFRPKLQFKVPTRVKKQIIVLSSDPNVCKEPRAEGSDWEDYVWFQAPVTIKGFSN